The sequence AGTCCCGCATCTCCGAGAGAGTCAAATCGGTCAATTCACAGCCCTTTTCTATACAGGTGGCTACTGCCCGCCCCACGATGCCGTGTGCCTCACGAAAGGGCACATCATGGAGGACAAGATAATCGGCGAGATCCGTGGCCGTCATAAATCCCGTCCGGGTTGCCTCCCGCATGCGCCTGGTATTGAACTCCAGGTTCCCGAGCATTTCAGCCATAATGGCAAGTGAGGCAGATACGGTATCCACCGCATCAAAAACAGGTTCTTTGTCCTCCTGAAGATCCCGGTTATACGTCAACGGCAAACCTTTCATCAGGGTAATAAGGGACATAAGACTGCCCACCACTCTGCCGGACTTACCACGGATCAGTTCAGGGATATCTGGATTCTTTTTCTGTGGCATAATGGAAGAGCCGGTGCAGAACTTATCTGCAATACTGACAAAAGAAAATTCCTGGCTAGACCAGAGCACCAACTCTTCTGAGAGTCGTGAGAGGTGAAGCTGGATCATGGTACAACAGGAGACAAATTCAATGGCAAAATCACGATCCCCGGAAGTGTCCATGGAATTGGCCGTCACCCTGTCAAAACCAAGGAGCCCGGCAACCATTTCCCTGTCAATGGGGAGACCTGTTCCAGCCATGGCCGCCGCGCCAAGGGGCAGAACATTAATCCGCTTCCTGCAATCTGCAATGCGCTCACTATCACGGCCGAACATTTCATAATAGGCCATCATGTGATGGGCAATCAGTACCGGTTGTGCCCGTTGCATATGGGTATAGCCAGGCATCACCTGTCCCATGTATCTCCTGGCAAGCCCCACAAATGCTCTGCGTATATTCTCAAGCAGTACAACAAAACGGTCACACTGATCACGAAGATAAAGACGAAGATCGAGTGCTATCTGATCATTGCGGCTCCGGGCACTGTGCAGTTTGGCTCCGGCCGGACCAATTGCATCGATAAGCGCCTTTTCAATATTCATATGAATATCTTCAAGCTCACTCTTGAAGGAAAATTCCCCATTATCAATAGCTGTTTCAATATC comes from Desulfocapsa sulfexigens DSM 10523 and encodes:
- the argH gene encoding argininosuccinate lyase; this translates as MKKNTSQKLWGGRFEGATAASVEAFTESISYDRRLYSYDIMGSKAHATMLAANDLLTAEELSAIIDGLSDIETAIDNGEFSFKSELEDIHMNIEKALIDAIGPAGAKLHSARSRNDQIALDLRLYLRDQCDRFVVLLENIRRAFVGLARRYMGQVMPGYTHMQRAQPVLIAHHMMAYYEMFGRDSERIADCRKRINVLPLGAAAMAGTGLPIDREMVAGLLGFDRVTANSMDTSGDRDFAIEFVSCCTMIQLHLSRLSEELVLWSSQEFSFVSIADKFCTGSSIMPQKKNPDIPELIRGKSGRVVGSLMSLITLMKGLPLTYNRDLQEDKEPVFDAVDTVSASLAIMAEMLGNLEFNTRRMREATRTGFMTATDLADYLVLHDVPFREAHGIVGRAVATCIEKGCELTDLTLSEMRDFSPVIDEDVFDVLSVEGSVNSRVSTGGTATLRVEEAVQAAEKQMGIGE